In the Thermodesulfovibrio yellowstonii DSM 11347 genome, one interval contains:
- the pfp gene encoding diphosphate--fructose-6-phosphate 1-phosphotransferase, which translates to METVGIIVGGGPAPGINGTISAATIEAINQGKKVIGIKGGFKPLFDGNLSCAMPLSVDDVSRIHTKGGSILRTSREHAERVKEKFPVLMETLKKLGIKYLITIGGDGTLFMANWIEREARGEINVVHVPKTIDNDLPLPGGASTFGYETARHWGVEIVKNIMEDARVSARWYFLTIMGRYTGHLALGVGKAAGATLTIIPEEFPEEKISFKKVADILTGAIIKRLSMGRDHGVVIMAEGLSEKFDPEELSHYEQLEKDETGRVRLSEIQLGRIMKNFVKKSLEDMGIKLTIVDKNIGYELRSADPIPYDIEYTRNLGYGAVRYLLRGGTGAMITFEEGHLRPIPFVELIDYRTGKVKIRKVDITSENYEVGRKYMIRLEAEDFEGERLKGLASVVKMSEKEFREKFFYVTT; encoded by the coding sequence ATGGAAACAGTTGGAATAATTGTTGGTGGAGGACCTGCTCCGGGAATAAATGGAACAATAAGTGCAGCAACAATTGAGGCAATAAATCAGGGCAAAAAAGTAATTGGAATAAAAGGTGGTTTTAAACCTCTCTTTGACGGCAATCTTTCCTGTGCAATGCCTCTTAGTGTAGATGACGTTTCAAGAATACATACAAAAGGTGGCTCAATTTTAAGAACATCCCGCGAGCATGCAGAAAGAGTTAAAGAGAAATTCCCTGTTTTAATGGAAACACTTAAAAAATTAGGCATAAAGTATCTCATAACAATAGGCGGAGATGGAACTCTTTTTATGGCAAACTGGATAGAAAGAGAAGCAAGAGGTGAGATAAATGTTGTTCATGTCCCAAAAACAATAGATAATGACCTACCCCTTCCTGGGGGTGCATCTACTTTTGGATATGAAACAGCAAGACACTGGGGCGTGGAAATTGTAAAAAATATTATGGAAGATGCAAGAGTTTCTGCAAGATGGTATTTCTTAACCATAATGGGAAGATATACAGGACATCTTGCACTGGGAGTTGGAAAAGCTGCTGGCGCAACATTAACAATAATCCCAGAGGAATTTCCTGAAGAAAAAATTTCATTTAAAAAAGTAGCAGATATTCTCACAGGTGCTATTATCAAAAGACTCAGCATGGGAAGAGACCACGGAGTTGTAATTATGGCAGAAGGACTTTCAGAAAAGTTTGATCCTGAAGAACTGAGTCATTATGAACAACTTGAAAAAGATGAGACAGGAAGAGTAAGGCTGAGTGAGATTCAACTTGGCAGAATAATGAAAAACTTTGTTAAAAAATCTCTTGAAGATATGGGAATTAAATTAACGATAGTTGATAAAAACATCGGCTATGAACTGAGGTCTGCGGACCCGATTCCCTATGATATTGAATATACAAGAAACCTTGGCTATGGAGCAGTCCGTTACCTATTAAGAGGCGGTACGGGTGCAATGATAACCTTTGAAGAAGGACATCTCAGACCTATTCCTTTTGTTGAACTTATTGATTACAGAACAGGTAAAGTAAAAATAAGAAAGGTTGATATAACATCGGAAAACTATGAAGTAGGAAGAAAATATATGATAAGACTTGAAGCTGAAGACTTTGAAGGTGAGCGTCTTAAGGGACTTGCTTCAGTTGTAAAAATGAGCGAGAAAGAATTTAGGGAAAAATTTTTCTATGTCACCACATGA
- a CDS encoding YraN family protein yields the protein MARIELGKEGEKLAIDYLLTKGYKILEKNFRTPFGEIDIIAKDGNFIVIIEVKRRLSDKFGKPELSVNYTKQQKLKKLALYYISMLKKEYPVRFDVIAINDKKIEHIENAFF from the coding sequence ATGGCAAGAATAGAGTTAGGCAAAGAAGGTGAAAAATTAGCAATAGATTATCTTTTAACAAAAGGCTATAAAATCCTTGAGAAAAATTTTCGCACACCTTTTGGAGAGATTGATATAATAGCAAAAGATGGAAATTTTATCGTAATTATAGAAGTAAAAAGAAGATTATCAGACAAATTCGGCAAACCAGAACTTTCAGTAAATTACACAAAGCAGCAAAAACTTAAAAAATTAGCCCTTTATTATATCTCAATGCTTAAAAAAGAATATCCTGTGAGATTTGATGTTATAGCAATCAATGATAAAAAAATTGAACACATTGAAAATGCTTTCTTCTAA
- a CDS encoding LptF/LptG family permease gives MNINIVCKSYIKDFVRTFLVLLFSMSCLLSIVGLIEKIDDFMPYKPSTTFFIEYGLYSIPRYIFYLIPFVTLVTSLFIFSIGVRSREFLILSVSGGRLRGLLKPFLILGIVISIVGFIFGEFLQPEFTKKLNFMIEELTQKGKSSIQKELFVRAKDGTVIKIGKFSQQQKKADEVKIFIIKNDALIKRIDSQEAEIEQDQWKLKNSIVYDFVAGKVEKYDLMDYPLNLKISIAAFKDIKKIEEFGIAELIQKRKELKKVGLSNPKIDTDISSRLSYNFVTFFMMILGMSLPLGAYEKFNFLFSKGKGGSAAGGIITVGIGLVITIIYWLVYSLFMFMGYSKILPPFISPWITPLIFGFVSIKLYYSIKE, from the coding sequence ATGAATATAAACATTGTATGTAAAAGCTATATAAAAGATTTTGTGAGAACATTTTTAGTCTTGCTTTTCTCTATGTCTTGTCTTCTTTCAATTGTTGGACTTATTGAAAAAATAGATGATTTTATGCCATATAAACCTTCAACCACTTTTTTCATTGAATATGGTTTATATAGTATTCCTCGCTACATTTTTTACTTAATACCCTTTGTCACACTTGTAACCTCACTATTTATATTTTCAATTGGCGTAAGAAGCAGGGAATTTTTGATTCTTTCTGTTTCTGGTGGAAGATTAAGAGGACTTTTAAAGCCTTTTTTAATTTTAGGCATTGTTATTTCTATTGTAGGCTTTATATTCGGAGAATTCCTTCAACCAGAATTTACAAAAAAGTTAAATTTTATGATTGAAGAACTAACCCAGAAAGGAAAGAGTTCTATACAGAAAGAGCTTTTTGTTAGAGCCAAAGACGGAACAGTTATCAAAATTGGGAAGTTTTCCCAGCAGCAGAAAAAGGCAGATGAGGTAAAAATATTTATCATAAAAAATGATGCATTGATTAAAAGAATAGATTCTCAGGAAGCAGAAATAGAACAAGATCAGTGGAAGCTTAAAAACTCCATAGTTTATGACTTTGTAGCTGGAAAAGTTGAAAAATATGATTTGATGGACTATCCACTTAATCTAAAAATTTCTATTGCAGCATTTAAAGATATTAAAAAAATTGAGGAATTTGGTATTGCTGAACTTATTCAGAAAAGAAAGGAATTAAAAAAAGTAGGACTAAGCAATCCTAAGATTGATACTGATATAAGTAGCAGGCTTTCATATAATTTTGTGACATTTTTTATGATGATACTTGGAATGTCTTTGCCTCTTGGGGCATATGAAAAATTCAACTTCCTGTTTTCAAAAGGAAAAGGCGGAAGCGCAGCAGGTGGTATAATAACTGTTGGTATAGGGCTTGTAATAACAATAATTTATTGGCTTGTATACTCGCTTTTTATGTTTATGGGATACTCAAAGATTCTTCCACCATTTATTTCACCATGGATTACGCCATTGATTTTTGGTTTTGTTTCAATCAAGCTTTATTATTCAATAAAGGAATAA
- a CDS encoding toprim domain-containing protein — MSPHDRQRRNKKEFVPIDWERAEKIREVLHYLYEINKFVPIIVEGRRDKKALREIGFDGEIIILHSGKSIYEFSETIANRFEKVVLLIDWDEKGEELYSKIGENLQGMWEDFASIRELLKILCQKEILEIEEIPSLFQRIAGQSLDVKQWQE; from the coding sequence ATGTCACCACATGACAGGCAAAGAAGAAATAAGAAAGAGTTTGTTCCAATAGACTGGGAGAGAGCAGAAAAAATTCGGGAAGTTTTACACTATCTTTATGAAATAAATAAATTTGTTCCTATCATAGTAGAAGGCAGAAGAGACAAAAAAGCTTTACGTGAAATAGGCTTTGATGGAGAAATTATTATACTTCATAGCGGAAAATCAATATATGAGTTTTCAGAAACAATAGCCAACCGTTTTGAAAAAGTTGTTCTGCTCATTGACTGGGATGAAAAAGGAGAGGAACTATATTCAAAAATAGGAGAAAATCTGCAAGGAATGTGGGAAGATTTTGCATCAATAAGGGAATTGCTAAAAATTCTTTGCCAAAAGGAGATATTAGAAATAGAAGAAATTCCTTCACTTTTTCAAAGAATAGCTGGGCAAAGTCTTGATGTAAAACAATGGCAAGAATAG